A genomic window from Brassica oleracea var. oleracea cultivar TO1000 chromosome C8, BOL, whole genome shotgun sequence includes:
- the LOC106309899 gene encoding probable tRNA (adenine(37)-N6)-methyltransferase: MSYTTAALALTLTLVSVSATVSLYRWRRRGEDLEHRINELKKSLGSVSEKSASERRGRVKAQQALREALAQSESHNSHNTIYPMRPIGTIQSCFSTRNGTPRQPLLVSLARACLNFDPALVPPASLEGLGEYSHCWILYVFHLNTDIEKLWRKPSQSKLKAKVRVPRLNGERKGVFATRSPHRPCPIGLTVAKVEEIQKDKVLLSGVDLVDGTPVLDIKPYLPYSDSIQGASVPNWVQEDCLLAVASVSFSDVFSSSITSCWKLIEKKSLYGSADEFKSLITQVLSWDIRSMSQRNKPQDTSDADSTVYHLILEGLNVSYMIDNESNILVQDVSLPNNLEDVAET, from the exons ATGAGTTATACCACGGCAGCTTTAGCCCTTACACTCACCTTAGTATCTGTGTCCGCCACAGTCTCGC TGTATAGATGGAGGAGACGAGGAGAAGATCTGGAGCATAGGATTAATGAACTTAAGAAGTCTTTGGGATCTGTCAGTGAGAAAAGTGCTTCTGAGAGAAGAGGTCGAGTCAAGGCTCAACAG GCATTACGGGAGGCTTTAGCACAGTCTGAGTCACATAACTCACACAACACTATATATCCAATGCGACCTATTGGCACTATACAGTCTTGCTTTTCCACAAG GAACGGGACACCGAGGCAGCCGTTGCTTGTTTCTCTTGCTAGAGCTTGTTTGAACTTTGATCCGGCATTGGTTCCTCCTGCATCTCTCGAGGGTCTCGGGGAGTATTCTCACTGCTGGATACTTTACGTTTTTCATCTCAACACTGATATTGAGAAGCTTTGGAGAAAGCCATCTCAGTCTAAGCTCAAGGCTAAG GTGAGAGTGCCAAGGCTAAATGGTGAAAGAAAGGGAGTCTTTGCTACTCGGTCTCCTCATCGACCTTGTCCCATTGGGCTCACCGTTGCTAAG GTAGAAGAAATCCAAAAGGATAAGGTTCTGCTCTCTGGTGTTGATCTGGTGGATGGGACT CCTGTTCTTGACATCAAGCCTTATTTGCCATACTCAGACAGCATTCAAGGAGCTTCAGTTCCAAACTGGGTACAG GAGGACTGCTTATTGGCTGTGGCTTCTGTGAGTTTTTCAGACGTCTTCTCTTCATCCATCACCAGCTGCTGGAAACTGATT GAAAAGAAGTCTCTGTATGGTTCAGCTGACGAGTTCAAGAGCTTGATCACGCAGGTCCTGTCATGGGACATACGATCAATGTCGCAACGGAACAAGCCGCAAGACACATCAGATGCAGACAGCACCGTGTATCACTTGATTCTGGAAGGACTAAACGTGTCTTACATGATAGATAATGAAAGTAACATCCTCGTCCAAGATGTTTCTCTTCCAAACAACC
- the LOC106308813 gene encoding protein TSS-like, producing MMEEGLGNVHVALRYLHEALKCNQRLLGADHIQTAASYHAIAIALSLMEAYSLSVQHEQTTLQILQAKLGLEDLRTQDAAAWLEYFESKALEQQEAARNGTPKPDASISSKGHLSVSDLLDYITPETDLKARDAQRKARMKVKGRPGQSPTSVLEENQKDDEILTPTPITVESSSDKDNKSEAKPVETKVDKRDMEPQDQVTLVKPESTAQEDDSSDEGWQEAVPKNRYPSGRRTRPSLAKLNTNFTNANQQISKSRGKPTNFASPRTSPNEISISAAGSTSQQC from the exons ATGATGGAAGAAGGTTTGGGGAATGTCCATGTGGCTTTAAGATACCTTCATGAAGCGTTGAAATGTAACCAGAGACTACTTGGAGCTGATCATATCCAG ACTGCTGCAAGTTACCATGCCATTGCTATTGCTCTTTCTCTGATGGAAGCATACTCCTTGAGCGTCCAACATGAGCAGACCACTCTACAGATTCTACAAGCAAAATTAGGCCTTGAGGATCTTCGGACACAG GATGCGGCTGCGTGGCTTGAGTATTTTGAGTCTAAAGCTCTGGAACAACAAGAAGCTGCACGAAATGGTACTCCCAAGCCAGACGCCTCTATTTCCAGCAAAGGCCATCTCAG TGTATCAGACCTGCTGGATTATATAACCCCGGAGACTGATCTCAAAGCAAGGGACGCCCAAAGGAAAGCTCGCATGAAG GTCAAGGGAAGACCAGGACAAAGTCCAACATCTGTGTTAGAAGAAAATCAGAAAGATGATGAAATTCTGACTCCGACTCCTATCACTGTGGAGAGTTCAAGTGATAAAGACAATAAGTCCGAAGCAAAACCTGTAGAAACAAAGGTTGATAAACGTGATATGGAACCTCAAGATCAGGTGACTCTGGTTAAGCCAGAGTCCACAGCCCAAGAGGATGACTCCTCTGACGAAGGATGGCAAGAAGCTGTCCCGAAAAATCGCTATCCTTCTGGGCGTAGAACCCGTCCCAGCCTGGCAAAGCTGAACACAAACTTCACGAACGCGAACCAGCAGATATCAAAAAGCAGAGGAAAACCCACCAATTTCGCGTCCCCAAGGACTAGCCCAAATGAGATTTCAATATCTGCTGCTGGTTCTACTTCCCAGCAATGTTAA
- the LOC106311422 gene encoding WAT1-related protein At4g28040-like — MCVCVGGAMAMTFLRGPKLLNALLNQGNTTWLLGCFFLLISTFAWSSWLILQVKITVHCSDHLYTTSWTCFMATVASFLMALALGNTDLHSWKLDSSLKLSCCIYSGLQLAVLFFLQAWCVSRKGPLFSALFNPLSTVIVTFFGALYLKEKTYLGSLLGALAIIINRDGPEAHDQHKPKLQSYKATVMCSGNKTKDSTGAAIKTENRVSVLEDKDG; from the exons ATGTGTGTGTGTGTGGGAGGAGCCATGGCAATGACTTTTCTAAGAGGACCTAAACTGCTCAACGCCCTGTTGAACCAAGGCAACACCACTTGGTTACTGGGCTGCTTCTTTCTTCTCATTAGCACCTTCGCTTGGTCCTCCTGGTTGATCCTTCAGGTTAAAATTACAGTTCATTGTTCTGATCACTTGTACACTACCTCCTGGACTTGTTTCATGGCTACCGTGGCCTCTTTCCTTATGGCTCTCGCGTTAGGAAACACAGACTTACATTCTTGGAAGCTTGATTCCTCACTGAAGCTCTCATGCTGCATATACTCTGGACTCCAGTTGGCTGTGCTTTTCTTCCTACAAGCTTGGTGCGTGTCGCGGAAAGGACCTCTTTTCTCTGCACTCTTCAACCCTCTTTCTACGGTCATTGTCACTTTCTTTGGTGCTTTGTATTTAAAAGAGAAGACGTACCTCGGAAG CTTGCTGGGGGCTTTGGCTATCATTATTAACAGAGATGGGCCTGAGGCCCATGATCAACATAAACCGAAGTTGCAAAGTTACAAGGCAACGGTCATGTGCTCTGGAAACAAGACAAAAGACAGTACGGGAGCTGCAATTAAAACAGAGAACAGGGTTTCAGTGCTTGAAGATAAGGATGGCTAG